In Microbacterium esteraromaticum, the following proteins share a genomic window:
- a CDS encoding TetR/AcrR family transcriptional regulator, whose amino-acid sequence MARPKRQDARRADLVEAALSAVSEHGLRSISLTDVAQQAGLTRGAILYYYADLDALLVEAHRAGVERYCDARDELIAGLSDPREQLAVAIQEGLPDGPDDALMRLLYEFDILAGNSSLHDEMVETMYSRQLATYTGVLHRGIAAEMFAPQLDVATLAMTLVALEDAYGLHIVGGNSLIDVPQAEQAMRRVAEKLGAAPGAGRRGTRSA is encoded by the coding sequence ATGGCCAGACCGAAGCGGCAGGATGCCAGACGAGCCGACCTTGTGGAGGCGGCGCTCTCGGCGGTGTCCGAGCACGGCCTGCGCTCCATCTCGCTCACGGACGTGGCGCAGCAGGCAGGGCTCACCCGTGGTGCGATCCTCTACTACTACGCCGACCTCGACGCGCTGCTGGTCGAGGCTCATCGTGCGGGAGTCGAGCGATACTGCGACGCGCGCGACGAGCTGATCGCGGGGCTGAGCGACCCGCGCGAGCAGCTCGCCGTGGCGATTCAGGAAGGCCTGCCCGACGGACCTGACGACGCGCTGATGCGGCTGCTGTACGAGTTCGACATCCTCGCCGGCAACTCGTCACTGCACGACGAGATGGTGGAGACGATGTACTCGCGGCAGCTGGCGACCTACACGGGCGTGCTGCACCGCGGCATCGCAGCGGAGATGTTCGCTCCGCAACTCGATGTGGCGACGCTGGCGATGACGCTGGTCGCCCTCGAGGATGCTTACGGGCTGCACATCGTCGGTGGCAACTCGCTCATCGACGTGCCTCAGGCGGAGCAGGCGATGCGACGTGTCGCCGAGAAGCTCGGCGCGGCTCCGGGGGCGGGCCGCCGCGGAACGCGATCGGCGTGA
- the serA gene encoding phosphoglycerate dehydrogenase, producing the protein MPNNTATKPVVLLAEVLSPATIEALGPDFDVREVDGTDREALFAALADADAVLVRSATRIDAEALAHAPKLKVVARAGVGLDNVDIKAATAAGVMVVNAPTSNIVSAAELTVGHILSLARRIPAAHASLSSGAWKRSSFTGAELFEKTVGIIGLGRIGALVAARLNAFDMRVIAYDPYVTSARAQQLGVQLVTLDELVAESDFITIHMPKTPETTGMIAAEQFAAMKPTAFVVNVARGGLIDEADLHEALVAGEIAGAGLDVFTSEPPAEGSTAQALLGLPNVVVTPHLGASTDEAQEKAGVSVARSVRLALGGDLVPDAVNVAGGVIDPYVRPGIPLVEKLGQIFSALAQSPITSLDVEVHGELNNYDVSVLRLAALKGVFTNIVSETVSYVNAPLLAEQRGIAVRLVQDDISEEYRNVITLRGALSDGSQLAISGTLTGPKQIEKLVAINEHAIELPIEKHHVVMLYTDRPGIVAVYGQKFGDAGINIAGMQIARQAAGAQALSVLTLDSPVSDELLEDVSVAIDADLFRQIEIAEV; encoded by the coding sequence GTGCCGAACAACACCGCCACCAAGCCCGTCGTCCTGCTCGCCGAGGTGCTTTCGCCCGCGACGATCGAGGCGCTCGGCCCCGACTTCGACGTGCGCGAGGTCGATGGAACCGATCGTGAGGCGCTGTTCGCTGCCCTCGCCGACGCCGATGCCGTGCTCGTCCGCTCGGCTACGCGCATCGACGCAGAGGCGCTCGCCCACGCTCCGAAGCTGAAGGTCGTCGCCCGCGCCGGCGTCGGGCTCGACAACGTCGACATCAAGGCCGCGACCGCAGCCGGCGTCATGGTCGTCAATGCGCCCACGTCGAACATCGTCTCCGCGGCCGAACTCACCGTGGGACACATCCTCAGCCTCGCCCGTCGCATCCCCGCCGCCCACGCGTCGCTCTCGAGCGGAGCCTGGAAGCGCAGTTCGTTCACCGGGGCCGAGCTCTTCGAGAAGACGGTCGGCATCATCGGCCTCGGTCGGATCGGCGCGCTCGTCGCCGCGCGGCTCAACGCGTTCGACATGCGGGTCATCGCGTACGACCCCTACGTCACGAGCGCGCGGGCGCAGCAGCTGGGCGTGCAGCTCGTGACCCTCGACGAGCTGGTCGCGGAGTCCGACTTCATCACCATCCACATGCCGAAGACCCCCGAGACGACGGGCATGATCGCCGCCGAGCAGTTCGCCGCGATGAAGCCCACCGCGTTCGTCGTGAATGTCGCACGCGGCGGCCTGATCGACGAGGCCGATCTGCACGAAGCACTCGTCGCGGGTGAGATCGCCGGCGCCGGACTCGACGTCTTCACCTCCGAGCCCCCGGCCGAGGGCAGCACGGCTCAGGCGCTGCTCGGTCTGCCGAACGTCGTCGTCACGCCGCACCTCGGTGCCAGCACCGACGAGGCACAGGAGAAGGCGGGCGTGTCGGTCGCGCGATCGGTGCGCCTCGCGCTCGGCGGCGACCTCGTTCCTGACGCGGTCAACGTCGCGGGCGGCGTCATCGACCCGTACGTGCGTCCCGGCATCCCGCTGGTCGAGAAGCTGGGCCAGATCTTCTCGGCTCTCGCACAGTCGCCGATCACCAGCCTCGACGTCGAAGTGCACGGCGAGCTCAACAACTACGACGTCAGCGTGCTGCGGCTCGCCGCGCTCAAGGGCGTCTTCACGAACATCGTGAGCGAGACGGTCTCGTACGTCAACGCGCCGCTGCTGGCCGAGCAGCGCGGTATCGCGGTGCGGCTCGTGCAGGACGACATCAGCGAGGAGTACCGCAACGTCATCACGCTGCGCGGGGCTCTCTCCGATGGTTCTCAGCTGGCGATCTCGGGCACCCTCACCGGGCCCAAGCAGATCGAGAAGCTCGTGGCGATCAACGAGCACGCCATCGAGCTGCCGATCGAGAAGCACCACGTCGTGATGCTCTACACCGACCGCCCCGGCATCGTGGCCGTGTACGGCCAGAAGTTCGGCGACGCCGGGATCAACATCGCGGGCATGCAGATCGCCCGTCAGGCCGCCGGCGCGCAGGCGCTCAGCGTGCTCACCCTCGACTCGCCGGTCTCGGACGAGCTGCTCGAAGACGTCAGCGTCGCGATCGACGCCGACCTGTTCCGTCAGATCGAGATCGCCGAGGTCTGA
- a CDS encoding TetR/AcrR family transcriptional regulator, producing MPRPPLARERVLDAYQSILIAEGERAATLEAVARAAGVSKGGLLYHFASKDDLANGLTARLSALTDDDLERMSAADDGPISYYVRTSVMEDDALDRALIATTRLAQGGSAAASDALRDVRTRWADAIRPHVRDETALDLVMLLSDGLYFNNSLAEPGEDQGAMSEFVPTGAALDRLVALVVDATTRAPE from the coding sequence ATGCCTCGTCCACCCCTGGCACGCGAACGCGTGCTCGACGCCTACCAGAGCATCCTCATCGCCGAGGGCGAGCGAGCGGCCACGCTCGAAGCCGTCGCGAGGGCGGCCGGGGTATCGAAGGGCGGACTGCTGTACCACTTCGCCTCGAAGGACGACTTGGCTAACGGCCTCACCGCACGGCTGAGCGCCCTGACCGACGACGACCTGGAACGCATGTCGGCTGCGGATGACGGACCCATCTCCTACTACGTGCGCACGTCGGTCATGGAGGATGACGCCCTCGATCGGGCCCTTATCGCGACGACGCGGCTCGCTCAGGGGGGCTCGGCGGCGGCGTCCGACGCACTGCGCGATGTCCGCACACGCTGGGCTGATGCGATCCGACCGCACGTGCGAGACGAGACCGCGCTGGACCTCGTCATGCTGCTCAGCGACGGCCTGTACTTCAACAACTCCCTCGCGGAGCCCGGCGAGGACCAGGGCGCGATGAGCGAGTTCGTGCCGACCGGTGCCGCGCTCGACAGGCTGGTCGCGCTGGTGGTGGATGCGACGACGCGGGCCCCGGAATGA
- a CDS encoding MFS transporter, translating into MSITAPIRLSQEDGARVGARGWAALAVLMLPVLLVSVDNTVLSFALPEISLALRPSGAEQLWVIDVYSLVLAGLLVTMGVMGDRFGRRRMLFIGATGFAVVSALAAFAPTAGLLIAARAALGFFGAMLMPSTLSLLRSIFPNRDQRRLAIAIWASGFSAGSALGPVVGGFLLEHFAWGSVFLIAVPMLVPLLIGGYWLLPESRDPNPGRIDPIGILLSMAAMLPIVYAIKSFAVDGPTPAAAGLVVLGVTMGWLFVRRQLRAETPMLDMSLFRRGGFSGAILVNLLSVIALVGFLYFVPQQLQLVLGLSPMVAGFALIPGMAAMIIAGLSVVPISRRVPPHIVVPAGLLLSVGGYLVVAMTAQSNSVAWLVLAFVILGIGIGAAETISNELILAHAPAEKAGAASAVSETAYELGAVLGTAVLGGIITAFYRGALTIPDGVADAPAAQARETLAGAYAAAQELPAAQADALWQAATHAFDSGIVTTSLIGALLVASAIVVAATTLRPSR; encoded by the coding sequence ATGTCCATCACAGCCCCGATCCGGCTCTCCCAGGAAGACGGTGCGCGCGTCGGCGCCCGCGGGTGGGCCGCGCTGGCTGTGCTCATGCTGCCGGTGCTGCTCGTGTCGGTCGACAACACCGTGCTGAGCTTCGCACTGCCGGAGATCTCGCTCGCGCTGCGCCCGAGCGGCGCAGAGCAGCTCTGGGTGATCGATGTCTACTCGCTCGTGCTCGCCGGCCTCCTGGTCACGATGGGGGTGATGGGCGACCGGTTCGGCCGTCGGCGGATGCTGTTCATCGGCGCGACGGGTTTCGCGGTGGTCTCCGCGCTGGCGGCCTTCGCGCCGACTGCGGGGCTGCTCATCGCCGCCCGTGCGGCGCTCGGCTTCTTCGGGGCGATGCTGATGCCGTCCACGCTGTCGCTGCTGCGGTCGATCTTCCCGAACCGTGACCAGCGTCGACTCGCCATCGCGATCTGGGCATCCGGGTTCTCTGCGGGGTCGGCGCTCGGACCCGTCGTCGGCGGATTCCTGCTCGAGCACTTCGCGTGGGGTTCGGTCTTCCTCATCGCCGTACCCATGCTCGTCCCGCTTCTCATCGGCGGGTACTGGCTGCTGCCCGAGAGCCGCGATCCCAACCCAGGCCGGATCGACCCGATCGGCATCCTGCTCTCGATGGCGGCCATGCTGCCCATCGTCTACGCGATCAAGTCGTTCGCCGTCGACGGCCCGACGCCCGCGGCGGCCGGTCTCGTGGTCCTCGGCGTCACCATGGGGTGGCTGTTCGTGCGCCGCCAGCTGCGCGCCGAGACACCCATGCTCGACATGAGCCTGTTCCGCCGCGGCGGATTCAGCGGGGCCATCCTCGTGAACCTGCTCAGCGTGATCGCGCTCGTCGGGTTCCTCTACTTCGTGCCGCAGCAGCTGCAGCTCGTGCTCGGGCTCTCGCCGATGGTCGCGGGCTTCGCCCTGATCCCCGGCATGGCGGCGATGATCATCGCAGGCCTCAGCGTCGTGCCGATCTCGCGCCGCGTGCCACCCCACATCGTCGTGCCTGCAGGACTGCTGCTGTCGGTCGGAGGGTACCTGGTGGTCGCCATGACCGCGCAGTCGAACAGCGTGGCCTGGCTGGTCCTGGCCTTCGTCATCCTCGGCATCGGCATCGGCGCGGCGGAGACCATCTCGAACGAGCTGATTCTCGCGCATGCCCCGGCCGAGAAGGCCGGAGCGGCGAGCGCCGTGTCGGAGACCGCCTATGAGCTGGGCGCCGTTCTCGGCACCGCCGTGCTCGGGGGCATCATCACGGCGTTCTACCGCGGTGCTCTGACCATCCCGGACGGCGTCGCAGACGCACCGGCGGCTCAGGCGCGCGAGACGCTCGCCGGCGCGTACGCCGCCGCCCAGGAGCTTCCGGCCGCGCAGGCGGATGCGCTGTGGCAGGCGGCGACCCACGCGTTCGATTCAGGCATCGTGACGACCTCGCTGATCGGGGCTCTGCTCGTGGCATCCGCGATCGTCGTCGCGGCGACGACCCTGCGCCCCAGCCGCTGA
- a CDS encoding 3-isopropylmalate dehydrogenase: MSRVVKLAVIPGDGIGREVVAEAERVLDAVTAGGDVTFEKTRFSLGAGRYLETGDTLTDDDLAAIRSHDAILLGAVGGTPGDERLKDANIERGLLLKLRFELDHYVNLRPSKLFPGASGPLANPGEIDFVVVREGTEGPYVGNGGAIRKGTPHEVANETSVNTAFGVERVVRYAFGLAERRRKKLTLVHKTNVLVHAGAIWKRIVDEVSSEHPDVAVDYLHVDAATIFLVTDPARFDVIVTDNLFGDILTDLAGAVTGGIGLAASGNINPDGAFPSMFEPVHGSAPDIAGQQKADPTAAILSVALLLDHLGLHDESARVQQAVEADIASRDGARTTAETGDAIIARLQA, from the coding sequence ATGTCGCGCGTCGTGAAGCTGGCCGTCATCCCCGGTGACGGAATCGGACGAGAGGTCGTCGCCGAGGCGGAGCGCGTGCTCGACGCGGTCACCGCGGGCGGCGACGTGACGTTCGAGAAGACGCGGTTCTCGCTCGGCGCCGGCCGCTACCTCGAGACCGGCGACACGCTCACGGATGACGACCTCGCGGCCATCCGCTCGCACGACGCGATCCTGCTCGGCGCGGTCGGTGGAACTCCGGGTGACGAGCGGCTGAAGGACGCCAACATCGAGCGCGGCCTGCTGCTCAAGCTGCGCTTCGAGCTCGACCACTATGTGAACCTCCGTCCCTCGAAGCTGTTCCCCGGCGCCTCCGGCCCTCTTGCGAACCCCGGTGAGATCGACTTCGTCGTCGTCCGCGAAGGGACCGAGGGGCCGTATGTCGGCAACGGCGGCGCGATCCGCAAGGGCACCCCCCACGAGGTAGCCAACGAGACGAGCGTCAACACGGCCTTCGGCGTGGAGCGCGTCGTCCGCTATGCCTTCGGCCTCGCCGAACGTCGACGCAAGAAGCTCACCCTGGTGCACAAGACCAATGTGCTCGTGCACGCGGGTGCGATCTGGAAGCGCATCGTCGACGAGGTCTCCTCCGAGCATCCCGATGTCGCCGTCGACTACCTGCACGTCGACGCGGCCACCATCTTCCTCGTGACCGACCCGGCACGATTCGACGTGATCGTCACCGACAACCTCTTCGGCGACATCCTCACCGACCTCGCCGGCGCCGTCACCGGCGGCATCGGCCTGGCCGCTTCGGGCAACATCAACCCCGACGGCGCCTTCCCCTCGATGTTCGAGCCCGTGCACGGCTCGGCTCCAGACATCGCAGGCCAGCAGAAGGCCGATCCGACCGCAGCGATCCTGTCGGTAGCCCTTCTTCTCGACCACCTCGGCCTCCACGATGAATCCGCGCGGGTGCAGCAGGCGGTCGAAGCCGACATCGCGAGCCGCGACGGCGCCCGCACCACCGCCGAGACGGGCGACGCGATCATCGCCCGACTGCAGGCGTAA
- a CDS encoding branched-chain amino acid aminotransferase, translating to MTDTATTASSDTAELTFAVTKNLAAKSPAQREEILQNPGFGTNFTDHMVDICWSEKGGWHRPRVQPYGPISLDPAAAVLHYGQEIFEGIKAYRHADGGVYTFRPDRNAERLRRSARRMALPELPTEYFIQSIRELIAVDGAWVPSGADQSLYLRPFMFAKEAFLGVRAAKKVAYYLIASPAGAYFTGGVKPVRIRLSKTYARAGKGGTGAAKTGGNYASSLLPQAEAAAQGCDQVVFLDQDGNVEELGGMNIVFVYKDGRVVTPQSDSILEGITRDSLLQLAEDRGLTVERRAVSLDEWRQGVASGDIVEVFACGTAAVVTPIGALVSDDFEDEQPLGELALSLREELTDIQYGRREDKHGWLVRVD from the coding sequence ATGACCGATACCGCCACCACGGCCAGCTCCGACACCGCTGAGCTCACGTTCGCCGTGACGAAGAACCTCGCAGCCAAGAGCCCCGCCCAGCGCGAGGAGATCCTGCAGAACCCCGGCTTCGGCACGAACTTCACCGACCACATGGTCGACATCTGCTGGTCCGAGAAGGGCGGCTGGCATCGCCCGCGCGTCCAGCCGTACGGACCGATCTCGCTCGACCCGGCCGCCGCCGTGCTGCACTACGGGCAGGAGATCTTCGAGGGCATCAAGGCGTACCGGCACGCCGACGGCGGGGTATACACCTTCCGGCCCGACCGCAACGCCGAGCGCCTGCGTCGCAGTGCTCGCCGCATGGCGCTGCCCGAACTGCCGACCGAGTACTTCATCCAGTCGATTCGCGAACTGATCGCGGTCGACGGTGCCTGGGTGCCCTCGGGAGCCGATCAGAGCCTGTACCTGCGTCCCTTCATGTTCGCCAAGGAGGCGTTCCTCGGGGTGCGCGCGGCGAAGAAGGTCGCCTACTACCTCATCGCCTCGCCGGCCGGCGCCTACTTCACGGGCGGCGTCAAGCCCGTGCGCATCCGGCTGTCGAAGACCTACGCGCGAGCAGGCAAGGGCGGCACGGGAGCGGCGAAGACGGGCGGCAATTACGCCTCGAGCCTGCTGCCGCAGGCAGAGGCTGCCGCTCAGGGCTGCGACCAGGTCGTCTTCCTCGACCAGGACGGCAACGTCGAAGAGCTCGGCGGAATGAACATCGTGTTCGTCTACAAGGACGGCCGCGTCGTGACCCCGCAGTCCGACAGCATCCTCGAGGGCATCACGCGCGACTCGCTGCTGCAGCTCGCTGAAGACCGCGGTCTCACGGTCGAGCGTCGCGCCGTCTCCCTCGACGAGTGGCGCCAGGGGGTGGCATCCGGCGACATCGTCGAGGTGTTCGCCTGCGGCACCGCGGCCGTCGTCACACCGATCGGGGCCCTGGTCTCCGACGACTTCGAAGACGAGCAGCCTCTCGGTGAGCTCGCCCTCTCGCTGCGCGAAGAGCTGACCGATATCCAATACGGCCGCCGCGAGGACAAGCACGGCTGGCTGGTGCGCGTCGACTGA
- a CDS encoding fumarylacetoacetate hydrolase family protein yields MKIARFSHNDGIRYGILDDTDIVVLDGDPMFAGYEPTGERVPVADVALLAPVIPRSKVVCVGRNYHDHAAEFGNVAPEEPLLFLKPNTSVIGPGDSIVRPTISERTEFEGELVAVIGRIAKNVSAENALDYVFGYTIGNDVTARDLQRKDGQWTRGKGFDTFCPLGPTIETEFDAAAARLETRVNGDVRQQAPLTDMIHSVADIIAYASAAFTLLPGDVIMTGTPAGVGEIVAGDTVEIEISGIGVLRNTVRDAAPAA; encoded by the coding sequence GTGAAGATCGCGCGTTTCAGCCATAACGACGGCATCCGGTACGGCATCCTCGACGACACCGACATCGTCGTGCTCGACGGAGATCCGATGTTCGCCGGCTACGAGCCGACGGGGGAGCGTGTGCCGGTCGCCGACGTCGCGCTGCTCGCGCCGGTGATCCCTCGCTCGAAGGTGGTCTGCGTCGGCCGCAACTACCACGACCACGCCGCCGAGTTCGGCAATGTGGCTCCTGAGGAGCCGCTGCTCTTCCTGAAGCCGAACACCTCGGTCATCGGCCCCGGCGACAGCATCGTCCGCCCGACGATCTCCGAGCGCACCGAGTTCGAGGGCGAGCTCGTCGCCGTCATCGGCCGCATCGCCAAGAACGTCAGCGCAGAGAACGCGCTCGACTACGTCTTCGGTTACACGATCGGCAACGACGTGACCGCGCGCGACCTGCAGCGCAAGGACGGGCAGTGGACCCGCGGCAAGGGCTTCGACACATTCTGCCCGCTCGGCCCGACCATCGAGACCGAGTTCGATGCGGCAGCCGCGCGCCTCGAGACGCGCGTGAACGGCGACGTGCGTCAGCAGGCGCCGCTGACCGACATGATCCACTCCGTCGCCGACATCATCGCCTACGCGTCGGCGGCTTTCACCCTGCTGCCCGGTGACGTCATCATGACCGGCACCCCTGCCGGTGTGGGAGAGATCGTCGCGGGCGACACCGTGGAGATCGAGATCAGCGGCATCGGCGTGCTCCGCAACACCGTGCGCGACGCGGCACCCGCCGCGTGA
- a CDS encoding MFS transporter — MSALTGLGDLRSVQRRTVGVLAAGQVLGGIAFGATVSLGALLAADLSGDDALSGLATASVTLGAAAFAIPLARFAARRGRRMSLTAGNLLALIGIGIVITSAAVRFFPLLLVGIIMIGMGNAGNLQSRFAATDLAAPEHRGRDLSIVVWSTTVGGVTGPLLLPLGEEVGAVIGMPPLTGSYLFSLIAQAAALALYLIALRPDPLLTAISLAGSSAKRAVLGADVDRPVVARYAIFAVSGSHAVMASVMAMTPIHLKHMAHGGGHGSTHEVTVLVGVTIALHVAGMYGLSPLFGVLADRWGRIRVVLLGQAVLTASLLTAIIAGDHPAGVMVALILLGLGWSAATVAGAALLTESSTVLMRPRRQGVSDSLMSLTAAVGAAGAGIVLTEFGYGGLATVALVLVVAITALSPFGRIRESS, encoded by the coding sequence GTGAGCGCGTTGACTGGGTTGGGTGATCTGCGCTCCGTCCAGCGGCGCACCGTGGGTGTGCTGGCGGCAGGTCAGGTGCTCGGCGGCATCGCGTTCGGGGCGACCGTGTCGCTCGGCGCCCTGCTGGCCGCCGATCTGTCCGGCGATGACGCCCTCTCGGGTCTGGCGACCGCGTCGGTCACGCTGGGAGCGGCGGCCTTCGCGATCCCGCTGGCGCGCTTCGCCGCGCGCCGCGGTCGCCGCATGTCACTGACTGCGGGCAATCTGCTCGCGCTGATCGGCATCGGCATCGTGATCACCTCGGCCGCGGTGCGATTCTTCCCGCTGCTGCTGGTCGGCATCATCATGATCGGCATGGGCAATGCGGGCAACCTGCAGTCCCGCTTCGCCGCGACCGACCTCGCCGCACCCGAGCATCGGGGCCGCGATCTGTCGATCGTCGTGTGGTCGACGACCGTCGGCGGTGTGACGGGTCCGCTGCTGCTGCCGCTCGGCGAAGAGGTCGGAGCGGTGATCGGGATGCCTCCGCTCACCGGCTCCTACCTGTTCTCGCTCATCGCGCAGGCGGCAGCGCTCGCGCTGTACCTGATCGCGCTGCGCCCCGATCCGCTGCTGACCGCGATCAGTCTGGCCGGATCTTCGGCGAAGAGAGCGGTTCTCGGTGCCGACGTCGACCGGCCCGTCGTCGCGAGATACGCGATCTTCGCCGTCTCGGGATCGCACGCTGTGATGGCCTCGGTGATGGCGATGACGCCGATCCATCTCAAGCACATGGCCCACGGCGGCGGACACGGTTCCACGCACGAGGTCACGGTGCTCGTCGGAGTCACTATCGCGCTCCACGTGGCGGGCATGTACGGCCTGTCTCCGCTCTTCGGAGTGCTGGCGGACCGATGGGGCCGCATCCGGGTCGTGCTGCTCGGCCAGGCCGTGCTCACCGCCTCGCTGCTGACGGCGATCATCGCCGGCGACCACCCCGCCGGAGTCATGGTCGCCCTGATCCTGCTCGGTCTCGGCTGGAGCGCCGCTACGGTCGCCGGGGCGGCTCTGCTGACCGAATCGTCCACCGTCCTGATGCGCCCGCGTCGGCAGGGGGTCAGCGACTCGCTGATGAGCCTGACCGCAGCGGTCGGCGCCGCGGGCGCCGGAATCGTGCTCACCGAGTTCGGATACGGCGGTCTCGCGACCGTCGCACTCGTGCTCGTGGTGGCGATCACCGCGCTGTCGCCCTTCGGGCGCATCCGCGAGAGCTCGTGA
- a CDS encoding class I SAM-dependent methyltransferase has protein sequence MSWAGTGEAFAASYAALCAGTGERMREIAGPARGRTLLDVGAGDGTLAAQWLEAEWHVTAVEPEPSMREAAHARHPQLRLIDDGLPHLSLHDDSFDVVTANFVLNHVPDPRVAAAELRRVARGLVIATTWSASPTALWGDVIAGAGLTPAPARRLPVDKDFERTADGFGRMLADAGWHAEVTELSWTWHADPEALWRSVAGGVAGAGAFYLTLPDADRERFRSAFDALVVERADDGRMPMTQTAAIAVDRLG, from the coding sequence GTGAGCTGGGCGGGCACCGGCGAGGCCTTCGCCGCGTCGTATGCCGCGCTGTGCGCGGGCACTGGCGAGAGGATGCGCGAGATCGCCGGCCCAGCGCGAGGGCGCACGCTTCTCGACGTCGGCGCGGGTGACGGCACGCTCGCCGCCCAGTGGCTCGAGGCCGAATGGCACGTCACCGCGGTCGAGCCGGAGCCCAGCATGCGCGAGGCGGCGCATGCCCGGCATCCGCAGCTCCGACTCATCGACGACGGACTGCCGCATCTCTCCCTGCACGACGATTCATTCGATGTCGTGACGGCGAACTTCGTGCTGAACCACGTGCCCGATCCTCGGGTCGCCGCCGCAGAGCTGCGACGCGTGGCGCGCGGCCTCGTGATCGCCACGACCTGGTCGGCATCGCCCACGGCGCTGTGGGGCGACGTGATCGCGGGCGCGGGCCTGACCCCGGCACCCGCCCGCCGACTACCAGTGGACAAGGACTTCGAGCGCACCGCCGACGGGTTCGGACGAATGCTGGCCGACGCCGGCTGGCATGCCGAGGTCACCGAGCTGTCGTGGACGTGGCACGCGGATCCTGAGGCGCTGTGGCGCTCGGTCGCCGGGGGAGTCGCGGGAGCGGGCGCGTTCTATCTGACGCTTCCGGATGCCGACCGCGAGCGCTTTCGTTCTGCCTTCGACGCTCTCGTCGTCGAGCGCGCTGACGACGGCCGGATGCCGATGACGCAGACCGCCGCGATCGCCGTCGACCGGCTCGGCTGA